GAACAGAAGTGAGTGTTTCAGTggacattctgtgtgtgtgtattgcagtGTACAGTGTGTGTTCATACCCAGTAGTGAGTGCTGCAGAGGACAGTCCAGGTCTACAGGCAGGATGTTCTTGTGGATGAGCTCTATAGGACCAGGTCTGTGGGAGATCTTATCATTAAGGTCATCAGCCAGCCTGGCCCTCTTCAGCTGCAGCTGCTTGGCCTGCAGAGACGGCTCCGCTGACGTCTCTGTgtgaagagagaagaggaacaAAAACACACGGTATTAGGCCGGTTAGatgtactgctaaattctctaaaacgacattggaggcagcttatggtagagaaattaacattacattctctggcagcagctctggtggacattcctgcaatcagcatgccaattgcacgctccctcaaaacttgagaaatctgtggcagtgttgtgtgacaaaactgcacattttagaatagccttttattgtccccagcacaaggtgcacctgtgtaatgatcatgctgtttaatcagattcttgatatgccacacctgtcaggtggatggattatcttggcaaaggaggaatgtaaacacattttttccatatgttttgggaaataaggtttgtgtgtgtatggaacatttctgggatcaagACTTTACACGTTGCGttttcatttttgttcagtgtagatcagCACAAACAGATGTGGTATATTTGGCTCACTGCCTCTAGAGAAGTAGTGTGTGGGGGTGTAGTTCTGTGGTGATCAGCGAGGGGGCGCTGTGACTCACCCTCCAGTATGTGCATCCTGACCAGCTCTGAGCGCTCAGGACGACtcctgatcttcctcttcagatAGTCCTCAgtctggaagagaggaggagagatggatgagaggagagaggggagagatacaaagggagagaggggggagaagaggaaaggaacaGGAGATGGAAAAAaagggacaggagagggagggagaaagggacaggagaggaagggagaaagggacaggagaggaagggagaaagggacaggagagggagggagaaagggacaggagagggagggagaaagggacaggagagggagggagaaagggacaggagagggaggagagggacaggagatggagaaagaagcgagagagagagggagaggatgcaCTTCAACAAAGACTGCACTTGTTGAACTAAAAAGAGAAAAAGTGCTGGAGAGACTACTAGACTTACCCTGGCTCTCTCCAGATTCCTCCGCTGCTCGTGGAAGGCCGCCGGACTCTTCAGTGCTgtggtgagggaaagagagaaaacaaTAAAGGAGAGGGAACGACCGTGAATGAAAACTCCAACAAATGAGTACAGCGCAAAGCACTAGTGGAGACAGTGTGAGAGCTGATactgaggaacacacacaaaGCAGAACTCTCTATATGAAAAAGTCACTGGAGTTCTATCCACCAAACAGTAAGAACAGAAAACAGAACAGTATGTTTTTGTCTTGACTAGTGAGTGACCTGTTTCAGCAGAACAGTGAAGGAGGAACGGCTTGCTATAGTATAAGAGAGGTGTACGCATGAAAACCCATAGAACTATCAATAAAGATGTGAATTACAGCACAGCCAGGAAATTTAAGGAGGACATGTGAGAGCTGAGAGAAGAGTGATGGGATGACTTTCTGAGAGAGGGACTTTCTACACTTATCACTCTCTTCAACTGTATGGGTCTTCAGCATGCCCCTGTGTGTCACATCATTCAGAAGTTGGAAAACACAAAGACgtgcacaccaacacacacacactggatggtTGAAGAGGATGTTGGAGGGACACTGGAGATTTCATCATCACCTTTTGCCCAATGTGAAGCCTTAAATCAGCTCAACTGTCAAACAGTGACGTCtggccctgctgtgtgtgtgcgtgtttattgAGGGACGCAATGCTGGCTTACGGAAGGTCAACTAGGAGGGTCGCAGACTGGCAGGCCTAAATATTGGCCTGGGATTCCTGTGATGTAACTAATCAAATCAAGACGACTTTTGCCTACAAATACATGCAAATGGATCATGGAGGATCCAGCCTTCTCTGTAATTCAGTCTGCTTTATAGCACCAACTGCACTGCGACTGTAAATCCATGGCATGAGCACATTACGGTCTATTAACTCTACAGAGCCTTGGCGGTAAAGCAGTTCTGCTATAGCTTTGGGCCATGGTCATAAGAAGTCCCTTTTAAAAGGCTGGTTGGTAATGCCTCCTCCTCCACAAGAAGACAACCTGACCCTCAGTAATCTGGACTAATCTGGAATCAAGTCCTGTATGTCTGAGCCAGGCCACCGTAGAGACACCTAGTTCTCCTGGCCCGTTGTTGTTGTGTAATAAGACTGGGagcacaggggagagagaggcccaTCTTATGGCCAGGTTAGACACGTAaacaataaggcctgagggggtgtggtatgcaGGAGAGAAGCACTGATTGCAAATATACCACAggtaagggctgttcttaggcacgacgcaacaCAATCAGTGCCTCTCTCCTGTAAGAAGTAGCCCATGCACTTCCTCCTATCAACAGCTGAACACTGAGTCTCCTTAGTCTCTTCAGCTACTGAAGAGAACACATAACAGGAAGTGGACACAGAAGGGGAAGCTGGCTGGCCCACTTgataacaacaccaccaccacagaacatAACACAAATTACAACAACACAATGCAAAttacaacagaacagaacaggcctGTCAGTCCATGGGGACCAGGAACAGACACTGTGCTGGTCAAGAATGCAGAGGGTGACATTGTATTATATTTGCTGGCCTAGACTCTAGAGATAAGAATAGAGAGTTTGGGCACTACTTACGTGGCATGATCCCTTGGCTGACCAGCTCCTCCCGGGTGCGTCTCTGCTGTAGTTTGAGCTGGAGGACTGCatgacaacagagagagagggatagaggagagtcAGCAACTGCCAGCATGGAAacaaccacctcttcaaaaccagaGTTTCAGGCCCAGACTGCCATCCTACACTGAACCGTCCATCCGCACGGCAGAGAGGGTATCGTTGTGTCAACAAACACTGGAGTAGACAGCTAGAGCAGGACTCAATGGACAGAACCCACTCCCTCGTTCTTTCATTCTCTTTCGTTTCCTCCCTCACTCTTAAAAAAAGCTGTGGCAGAGGGCAAAGGGAGGGTGGAGTATGGTGGCATTTATTACAAACTTCCTGTTTCTAAACTCTCGGTTGTTGATTGCGCAGTGCGCTTATAAAAACCCACACAgaatgtatgtgtgtctgtgagagagcgcaaacgagagatagagaggaagataaagggagagagagattacacagatccacaaagaatttgaaaacaaacccattGTGATAAACTCCtttatctactgggtgaaataccacagtgtgccatcacagcagcaagatttgtgacctgttgccacaagaaaagggaaaccagtgaagaacaaacaccattgtacatacaacctatatttatgtttatttattttcccttttgtactttaaccatttgcacatcgttacaacactgtatatagacaaagACAttcaaaatgtctttattcttttggaatgTTTACTGCAATtttttcttgtttatttcactttttgtATTATCTACTTCAGAGATAGACaggggggagcaagagagagcgaaagagagagatagaggggagctagagggagcgagagagagataagggggagctagagagagcgaaagagagagataggggggagctagagggagcaagagagagataggggggagctagagagagcgaaagagagagataggggggagatagagagagcaaaagaaagataaagggagagcgagagagagagcgagagatgcaggcGGTAATTCTGTCAGCAGACTGTTTTACCACTGCCATTCTTAGGTCGACCTATTACTATGCATTCCTCGCAGCAGCCTGTATTATCAAGCCAAGCTATGGTATCAATGTAAAGAACGCAGAAAGAATTGTTGGTAATGCAAGTCTTGCAACAATTAAGGGAAGTAAGCAGGTCCTTATCAGTCTTCCAGTCAGAACAACTGACCTGAcccccagtggtgtaaagtacttaaaaatacttttaagtactacataagtagttttttggggtatctgtactttactattcatcttttttacaacttttactgtactacattccgaaagaaaataatgtattttttacgtcatacattttccctgacaaccaaaagtacttgttacattttgaaatgcttagcaggacagacaaatggtccaattcacactcatcaaaagaacatccctggccatgactactgcctctgatctggcagactcactaaacacaaatgcttcgtttgtaaattatgtctgagtgttggagtgtgcctctggctatctataaataaataaaacaagaaaacggtgccatctggtttgcttaatatagggaatttgaaatgatttatacttttgataaaTAAGTATATTTAGTaagtacatttacttttgatacttaagtatatttaaaaccaaatacttttagatttttactcaaatagtattttactgggtgactgaGTAATTTTATATTttgatatctttacttttactcaagtatgacaattgggtactttttccaccattgcTGACACCTAACCACCTAAACTACTTTGTGTTTGAGTGACACGAGATAGCCTGTGTCCTTTCAAGAGAAGTGTAAGTGAGTGTCCTGCTTCCCTGTCCCTTCAGTCCAGACCAAAATCTAAATACTCTTCCACACCTCTCCTTTCCATCCATGTCGTCATTCCTTCTGGACCACTGACATCTGAAAGCAAGGGGCACAGTTGTAAGTTCCACCATGAAGATCCCTCTGGATCTGCTGTAGTCACGGAGGAAGTAGGACGAGGAGAAGACTATTTATTAGAATACAGGCCCCAGGCATCCAcagttagagaggagagaagaataaggagagaagagagagaagatgagagagaaagcgagagagagaaagataagagagaatgcagagagagagcgagagaagttgagagggagagaatgcagagagagaagttgagagggagagaatgcagagagagagcgagagagaaagataagagagaatgcagagagagagcgagagaagttgagagggagagaatgcagagagagggagagaagttgagagggagagaatgcagagagagagcaagagagagaaagatgagagaatgcagagagagaagttgagagggagagaatgcagagagagagtgagagagagaaagataagagagaatgcagagagagagcgagagaagttgagagggagagaatgcagagagagtacaacccatatttatatttattttcccttttgtactttaactatttgcacatgtGATATTTGATGTGATATGTATATTATTTTacaacttttgtgagtgtaatgtttaatgttcatttgtattgtttattttactttagtttattatctacttcacttgctttggcaatgttaacatgtttcccatgccaataaagccattaaattgaattgaattgagagaataAAAATAagagaatgcagagagagagaagaaagatgagagagaggatagagagagagaattcagagagagagagaagatgagagagataatagagagaagaaagatgagagagagaatagagagaatgcagagagagagcaaactagaatgctatttggccctaaacagagagtacagtggcagaatacctgacctcTGTGACTGACCCGAACTTAAGGAAAGctctgactatgtacagacccagtgagcatagccttgctatttaGAAAGGTCGCCGtatacctggctctcaagagaagacaggctatgtgcacactgcccacaaaattaggtggaaactgagctgcacttcctaacctcctgccaaatgtatgaccatattagagacacatatttacctcagattacacagatccacaaagaattcgaaacaAACCCaagtttgataaactcccatatctactgggtgaaataccacagtgtgcaatcacagcgccaagatttgtgacctgttgccacaagaaaagggcaaccagttgATAacaaaacaccattgtaaatacaacccatatttattttccctttagtactttaactatttgcacactGCTACAACACTCTATATAGACAAAATTtggcatttgaaatgtctattattttggaacttctgagtgtaatgtttacagtaAATTTGAATTGTTAATTTCACttatgtttattatctatttcacttgcttcggcaatgttaacatatgtttcccacgccaacaaagccccttaaattgaattgagagagagaagaaagatgagagagaatgcagagagtgtgagagagaaaaaagagacaaAAGAACAGGGAGGAGGGCCAACAGTGTGCTCATGTGTCATTAGGTCTAGTTAAATATGTCTGCCACTGTCCCCAAAGGGCCTCCAGACCTGGCACAGCATAGCCCACACCtactgtgcgtgcgtgcgtgcgtacacacacacacacacacacacacacacacacacacacacacacacacacacacacacacacacacggttaagaccgttgagccagtaaccaaaatgttgctggttcaaatccccaaatCTGacattctgcccttgagcaaggcaattaagCCCCAACAACAACTGTTCCCAGAACGCAGATGACGTTGAATAAGGCACCCCcgacacctctctgattcagaggggttgggttcaatgcacaagacacatttcagttgaatgcattcagttctgcaactgactaggtatatcTTCCCCttgcccccacacacacacacacacacacacacacacacacacacacacacacacacacacacctagaagTCTCCCTTATGAactcacatgcgcacacacacttgGCATGGCCGAACACTTGGCATGGCCATTGGAACAGTTCTATTTGGAAAGCACAGTAATCATCCAATGACCTCACCATTTGGACATTAGCTTGATCATTACACACCACAACCAGGGAGATATATGAGGAATGGCCGAAGCCAATGACTTCACGACACGGATCAATAAAAAAGGATCAAGAAGAGGATGGATGAAGCTTGACAGAAGTCTGGTCACCATACAGAACCAAACCCAAAGCTTGTGCTAGACAATACACTTGTGAATTATAACATCTTGGGGAAGCCTACATCTAAAATGACAAACACACAAATCACATCTCCCCTTTCCACTGAGTGTCTTctaaccccacccacccaccttctTTTAGTCTTctaaccccacccacccaccttctTTTAGTCTTCTAACCCCACCCACCTTCTTTTAGTCGTctaaccccacccacccaccttctTTTAGTCGTctaaccccacccacccaccttctTTTAGTCGTCTAACCCCTCCCACCCACCTTCTTTTAGTCTTctaaccccacccacccaccttctTTTAGTCGTctaaccccacccacccaccttctTTTAGTCGTctaaccccacccacccaccttctTTTAGTCGTCTAACCCCTCCCACCCACCTTCTTTTAGTCTTctaaccccacccacccaccttctTTTAGTCTTctaaccccacccacccaccttctTTTAGTCTTctaaccccacccacccaccttctTTTAGTCGTctaaccccacccacccaccttctTTTAGTCGTctaaccccacccacccaccttctTTTAGTCGTCTAACCCCTCCCACCCACCTTCTTTTAGTCGtctaacccacccacccaccttctTTTAGTCTTctaaccccacccacccaccttctTTTAGTCTTctaaccccacccacccaccttctTTTAGTCTTctaaccccacccacccaccttctTTTAGTCTTctaaccccacccacccaccttctTTTAGTCTTctaaccccacccacccaccttctTTTAGTCGTctaaccccacccacccaccttatTTTAGTCGTctaaccccacccacccaccttctTTTAGTCGTctaaccccacccacccaccttctTTTAGTCTTctaaccccacccacccaccttctTTTAGTCTTctaaccccacccacccaccttctTTTAGTCGTctaaccccacccacccaccttctTTTAGTCGTctaaccccacccacccaccttctTTAGTCTTCTAACCCCTCCCACCCACCTTCTTTTAGTCGTctaaccccacccacccaccttatTTAGTctaaccccacccacccaccttctTTTAGTCTTctaaccccacccacccaccttctTTAGTCGTCTAACCCCACCCACCTTCTTTAGTCTTctaaccccacccacccaccttctTTAGTTGTCTAACTCCACCCACCTTCTTTTAGTCGTctaaccccacccacccaccttttAGTttaaccccacccacccaccttctTTTAGTCGTctaaccccacccacccaccttctTTTAGTCATCTAaccccatccacccacccaccttcTTTTAGTCTTCTAACCCCACCCACCTTCTTTTAGTCGTctaaccccacccacccaccttctTTTAGTCGTCTAACCCCA
This genomic stretch from Salvelinus namaycush isolate Seneca chromosome 4, SaNama_1.0, whole genome shotgun sequence harbors:
- the LOC120046783 gene encoding myocardin-related transcription factor A-like, producing the protein MVVAVAPGSAPSPRSEAVTNELQEMTLQPASNNMPVRDRKNVLQLKLQQRRTREELVSQGIMPPLKSPAAFHEQRRNLERARTEDYLKRKIRSRPERSELVRMHILEETSAEPSLQAKQLQLKRARLADDLNDKISHRPGPIELIHKNILPVDLDCPLQHSLLGMNTHCTLQYTHTECPLKHSLLFLVCTHSYCPV